Part of the Sulfobacillus acidophilus DSM 10332 genome, TATGAATGTGCTGGTCGGCATTCAAGGATCACCCGAGCGTCCGGTGTTTATCGGCCTGGTGGCGGTGGTCCAGCCGACAACCCGGACCCTAACGGTCGTGCCGGTTTCCGGAAGTATCCCGGTGGTCGCCGATCACCAAACCGAACCGTTATATGAAGCGGTATCGGGGTTGCCGGCCAAAGCCGCAACCCGTCTCGTGTCGCAGGCGACCCAAATTCCCATCGACCACTATTTCTACATCACTCCGAAAGATCTCATGCTGGTGCTTGATGCCCTCTACTATCATTCCCCCGGCTGGCCCAAAACCGAAACTCCGGTGGTGATGTTGAATATTTTAGGTTATCCTAGCGGTCGGGTCGCCCCCCGGCAACAAGTCGCCTTTATTGACCATTTGGTGTCGCAATTGCCGACGATTAGTCCCATCGCGGCCGGCTCCCTGTTGCAAATTCCGAAGTCATCCGTTACCAATTTGACGAGCTATCAGTTGTTTTTGCTGGCTAATTATGTCCGCGGGGATCAGTTGGTGCCGGGAAATCCCCAAGCCTATCATCATCCCGTCAGGAGGACCCATGGCTAAGGACTGGCAAACCGAATCGCACACTTCACTCGTGAACACCGACCGGGAGACGCCGGCGGTTCCTCGGCGCCCTCGCCTGGAACGCCACTGGCCCCTATTGGCGGCGGTGGGATGGGTATTTGTTTTATCCCGGCTGTTTTTTGTGGAAGTGGCCAGTCTTGGGTATATCTACTTGCCCCACGCCTGGATTGAAGCCCCGGAAGGCACCCTACCGCCCGCCGGGGGGCTTCTGTACCATGTGTTGGTTGGCCTCTGGGCCCATTGGGACGGATTATGGTACCTGTCGATTGCCACCTACGGCTATCAAAATCGTCCCACCGCCACCGCCTTCTTTCCGCTGTATCCCTTGGCGATCAAGCTGACCGGGGGATCCGTACTGAGCGGGATTTTTGTGTCGTTATTGGCCTTCTTGGTCGCTTTATATTTTTTGGCCCGATTAGCCGAGCTGGAATGGGGCCCGCGTACCGCCTGGTACGCTCTTTTAGCTTTGGCCTTTTTTCCGACCGCCTTTTATGCCAATGCCGTATATTCCGAGTCGCTCTTTCTCATGCTGGCCAGCGCCTCCCTCTATTTCTTGCGGACTCGGCGCTATTGGATTGCCGGACCCTTGGGGGCGTTAGCCACGCTCGTCACCATGTACGGCATTTTGCTCGTCTTGCCCTTTTTCTGGGTTATCGGTCGGCAAGAAAGCTGGCGGTTCAAGAAACTCCTCCATGTGCTGTGGATGCCGCTCGGTTTATCTGTTTACATGGCGTACCTGGTGCCTCTTTTTGGAGACCCCTTAATCTTCGAAAAAGCCCAGTCCAATTGGGGACGTCACTTCGAATGGTTCCCGGTCACGATTTGGCAAGGTTTGGTGGCGGCGTGGCATTCCTGGCCCGATGCCGTGAACTTCGCCGTGTTGTTTCAACGGGGAGCCCCGTCGACGGTGCCCAGTAATCTCTATAACGTGCTGTTTACGCTCTTTGCCTTAGCCGTGTTGGTGTTCAGCATCAAACGCCTGCCGTTTTATCTCTGGCTCTATGCGGCCGCCGCTCTTTTCATGCCGCTTTCCTATCCGGCGGAAGGAAACCCGCTCATGTCGATGCCGCGTTTAGTTTTGGAAGCGTTCCCCCTCTTTTTGGGGCTCGGCAATATAATGGCCCGAACCCCTTGGGTTCGAGCCGTCTATTTTGTCGTTGCAATTCCTCTGGGCGTCTTATTGGTCACGTTATTTGCCACGGCCCATTGGGTGGCCTAACGCCGTCCCTTAATGGCCGCCGCAACCGCAACCGCCTTGCGGTGCGTTGGGGTTGGAGATAAAGAACCCCTCGGAGAGCTCCGACTTTTTGTAATCGATGATGCCCCCGTCCAAGTGCGGCTGGCTGTCCGGATCGACCAACAGGGCCAATCCCCGCGCCTCTACGACCGCATCGTCGGGGGAGCGTTCCTCTTCCCAGTGCATCCGGTAACCAATACTTCCGCATCCACAGGTCTGCGCCGCGGCAATCCGCACATAGTCCGCTCGCTTGTTTTCCGCCAGTCGGGACAAGGCTTCTTCCGCTTCCGGGGTAATTACCAAATTCATCGCCACCGCTATCGCCTCCGCCTCCATGTTATAAGACGGACGGACCTCTGTAAAGGCGGGGATCCTGGGTAATTACTAATACCACTGCCGCTGTCATCATAATGACCGCCCATACCACATCCAACCAGCGCCGGCGGGGTAGCCAGACACTTTGAAAACGGCGGATCCAGAGTCCCCCCAAAAGACCGCCGATGCCGTACGCCAGCACGCCATGCCAATCAATCGCGCGATGTAAGCCATAATACACCGCGTTAAAAAGTGCCAGACCGGCGATCAACAAAAGTGCCACGCCCATCCCACCGGCCTCCGGAATGCCGGAAATCCAAAGGGCGGGGACGGTTAAAAAGCTGGTGCCGACACCCCCGAATCCCCCTAAGAACCCGAGAACCAATCCGGCCCCTTCGGCCGGAATCCGGCAAAGCCGCGGGTGGCGCGTATACCACGCGATCCACCACGACCGCAAAAACGCCGCCCATATGCCGTTAACCAGAAAAAAGCCCGCCATGATCAGCGCCGACAAAACCGGTGTCATCACCTGTCGGTGAATCCAGTGGCCAATTGCCAGGCCGGCCAACGCCGGTCCCCCAAGACGATACAAGGCCGGCCAGGGAATTTGTCGCCGACGAACGGCATCCACCGCAGCCACCAAAACGGTCAGCGTGACGGCCAGTGCCGCCGACGCCAAGCGCTCATGCATGCGGGCCGTGCGCACCACTTCCAAAAAAACCGGCCCGGCGACCGCCGTTCCCCCGGCACCGGAAAGCCCTAACATCATGCCGCTAAGCCACCCGCCCCCCATTTCGGCCGCGGTACGCCATATCCCATGCATCGGTCATTTTGCCTCCGTCGCGGTTTTTCCGCTTATAGCCTCTCCGAAAGTTGCCATGCTATGTCTTAAAAGAGAGAGGAGGCCTCGCACCCGTGGGACACGTGCTTCGGACGCTCTGGAAACTCGTTCAACGGCGGGATCTCAGCGCGTTTGCCGCAGCCATGGCCTATAACCTCATCTTCGCGGTAGCCCCGCTCCTCTTTTTGTCGGGCACGCTTTTAGCCTGGCTGCATCTTCCGGGGATTGAAGACTGGTTTCGCGGACCGCTGGGCGTACTCATGTCACCTGCACTCCGTCGGCTTCTCTTGCAATTGGCGAAGGGTCAGCATCGTCCAACCTTATTATCCTTGGCGGGTTTGGGCGTGCTTTGGGGATTGGCCGGCGCGATGCGGCAATTAATCGATGCATTAAACCGGGTTGAAGGAATTCATCACCCTCGACGACCCGGATGGCTGGATTATGTGATCGCGGCGGCGGCCGGCCTCATCGCCGGGGGGTTGTTGACAGTGAGTGAGGCTCTCGTCGTTTTCGGGTCGATGGTGGTCCATCTCATCAGTATCATGACCGAAAGTGCGCCGATTTGGATCTGGGGTGCCCAGATCATGCGCTGGGCGCTGGTGATTGTTCTGACCGGGGCCGTCATCGCCGCCATCTACGCCTGGTTGCCCGATCGGCGCCAGCCGCTCCGCTGGGTAAGTCCTGGCCAATTGACCGCGCTAGTACTTTGGTTGGGAATTTCTTGGGCATTTTCTCTCTATACGAAGGCTCTTTGGCAGGGAGAGGTCCGCGTTTATGGGGGCTTAGCCGGCGTCATTTTTTTTGTGCTCTATTTATATTGGCTCAGTTGGGCCCTTTTGCTGGGGGCGCAAATTAATCAAGTTATAGCCGCAAAAGATGGGTCACCACGGTTATCAAAAGGCCGACCAGCCCGCCGACAATCGCACCGTTGATGCGAATCCACTGCAGATCGCGGCCCACGTACCATTCCAGCTTGTCGATCCATTCCCGTTCATTCATTTGATTCAAATTGTCCCTCACCAGCCGCCCCAGTACCGGATGATATTGCCGAACCAATCGGGCCGCTCCCACCGTTAAGGCGTCCGACACCTGGTGCAAAGTCTCGGGATGGTCCCGAAGCCAATCCGTCACCGCTTGGCGGACTTTCTCAAGTGTCTCTGCCGCTTTTTCCGGTTCAACCGATGCGGTCAATTGCGCACGCAGCCAGACCACAACCTCCTCCCAGGGAATCTGCCCGAGAGCCCCCATTTTAAACGCCTCGACCCGCTCCCGGACTGTCGGGTTATCCCGTAAAGCCATCATCATGCGGACTAAAAGCAGTTCAAATTGGTCCAGCGCTTTATCCGATTCCAGCCACTCCATTAATCCATGTTTCAAGGAAAGGCTTAAGTCGCGATAGTCGACCGTCCCTAACGATTCCAAGAGCCCGAGAAAAAATTTCTGGGTGGTGGTCTTGGTATATTGCTCCAGCACTAATTTCAACCGACTTTCCATTTCATCGGTAAATTCGACACTGTCGAGCGTCACCCGCACGTGTTGAGCCAAGAACTGAAAGAGATCGCGATCATGCCCGCTCGCGACTAACCATCGGATCAGGGTAACCAGCCCGTCGCTAAGCGACAAAGACGCGGCTTGGCGTTCCGTCCAGTTTTTCACCAAGCTCCCCCACTCGGCCGGAGCGACGTCGGCCAGCCATTCCCGGCCGTGACGGCCAAGCCAGACGGCCACCGGCCGCGGCCAATCGGCGGCCAGCCCCTGGGTAATCCACCGGTCCCAGGGCAACTTGTCCAGTTGACGGGTGACATATTCCAACGATAAGAGCTCGGTTTCGACCAACGTCGCGATGGCGTTGATAATGCGCTCACGGTTGGCCGAAATGATCGACGTATGCGGTAGCCACTTCAACCCTAACGGATGCCGGAAAAGAGCGGTCACCGCGTACCAGTCGGCGACCCCGCCGGCCAAGCCGGCCAGGGCCATCCCCAAAAGGTAGGGGGCCCATCCGCTATGACGAAACGCCAGGGCCACGACCAATAACAACAGCAGGATTCCTAAGGAGATATTGGCCCAGCGCCGTTGCATCGACCCGCCCTCTTTCTTATGCCCGTATCTTTGAGTATCTTACCGAGGACTTGGCACTTCTGCAAACGCAGGCGATACGCGCGCATGGAGACGACGCCAAATAAGTTGGCCCGTCCAAGCCACGTACCCCTGAGCCATAGACGCCAACAGCACAAAAATGACCAGCGTCATCGGATGGGGCCATTTCTGGTAGAGGACCATCAAAAGACCCATACTGGCCAGTCGGCCACTATTCAACGCCAGTTCGCGCGACAGCATGTAACCCACTCGATGGCGCGTAACATCGGGGTCTTGGTCCATGACGTCGAGAGGGATCGCTTCGTTGGGAACGGTAAACCAGGGCATGCTAAAGGACATCACAACGCCGTAAAGAAAAACCGCCCACGCCCCCGCACGAAGTCCGAAGAGCGCCAAGGCCCCGAGTGACATGCCGACCACCCCGATCCATAAAGACCGCTCCCGTTTTTCCGGGGTGACCCAGCGGGCGACCGCCAGGGAACCCACCATGCGCATCACGGCGCTGACACTCGAATAGACCCCGACGAGCCAGGCGCTCCGAGTCGCCAGATAGACCAGAAAAACCCCGGCCAATCCCGTCATCGCTTCCCGAGTGCCCCGCACGGCCAACGTCTTTAACGCGTCGCGCCAAAGAGGGAAACGGCGCGCCAATTGAAAACTGACGCGAAGCGGCATATCGCCCAAAGGCGGACCGGGGGGTACCGCCAGACTAATACCGAAAGTTATGCCATATAACACCACGGCAGCCGAAAACACGAGCAAATAGCCTTCAAAATGCGGTAAAAAGCCGATAATCAAGCCGCCCGCGAGCGGCCCCAAGACGCCGGCCACACTGCTCACCGCCGAATTGATACCATAAAACCGAATCCGTTGAGCCGGATCGACGGTATCAAACGTCATCAAGTTGGCCCCAAACCAAAAGAAGCCCTGCGCCACGCCCTGTAAAATCCCCAACCCCACCAGATGCCGATTGGCCGTCGGCCCTAAAAACCAGAGCACCCCATAAAACCCGGCGGTCAAAAAAAGCCCCAGGCGATACGGACGGATAGGGGCATGGCGGGCAAACACGGCCGCCACCAGATAAAAAACGCCGTTTAAGGTCAAAAAATAAATCCCGTTGAATAGTGCGAGTGCTCTCAGTTGGTGGGACACGACAAAAATAAACAAGTTGACGAAGACACTGGCAATCGCCCCAGCGGTCGTCGCCCCCGCCATGGTCGCCAATAGCCAACGCGTGCCCCGGTCCAGGAATCGGCCGGATGGTGCGGACATGGTCCTGCTCCCCCCCTTCCTGTTCATGATAACAAACCGCCGATTGATTTTTCCTGGCGGCTAGACGACAATGAGACGGAAAATCCCTGGGCCCCGACCCATGCTCCGGGGAGCTCACGAGTTTAGGACAATAGGAGGCAACAGGTTATGATCGTTGATGTGGTGATTGAAATCCCCCGCGGCAGTCAAAACAAATACGAAGTGGATCACGAAACCGGCCGCATCCGGCTTGATCGGGTGCTCTTTTCCCCCATGCACTATCCGGCCGAATACGGACTGATCGAAAATACCCTGAGTGAGGACGGAGACCCTTTAGACGCGTTGGTTCTGACCAGCTTTCCGACCTTTCCGGGGTGTATCGTACGGGCGCGAATTGTCGGCCTGTTAGAAATGTCCGATGACAAAGGGGTGGACAACAAACTCTTAGGAGTTGCCGCCGACGATCCCCGCTTTGACGGCATTCAATCGCTGGATGACGTCAATCCCCACATCCTCAAAGAAATTCCCCACTTTTTCCAAACCTATAAGCAACTGGAGAACAAAGAGGTCGAGATTCGCGGCTGGAAGGGTACCGAGGAAGCCCTGAAAGTGTTGGAAGCGTCTCGCCAGCGGTATCAAGGCTAACCTAAGGCGGGAGGTCGGCTACGGGTCCGGCCTCCCGCGCTATCGTGCCACGACCAACGGAACCAAATAGCGGGCACTGACCCGCAAATCTTGGCTCATTTTCTCCAAGTCGACCAATACGGCCGCCATGTCTAAGAATTTCCGACCATGGCCCGGCAACAAGAGGGTGCCGGCCTGCCGGACCAAGTCGTCCCGCAAGCGATCCGCTTGGTCAAGCCACGCTTCCAATTGGGCGGCGGCGTCGGTATGCCCCCGGGTGACCACTTGGGCATAACTATCCAACGCGTCCGCCATCACCGCCAGGGCTTGCGCCAGCCCGGCAGCCAGGGTCTTAGGCAACATCGCCCCCGGTTGGGTCACGTCGCGGTCCAACGTGACAAACAAGGTCCGCGCAATGCCGCGGACTTGGCTGACGGCATGGTCCAACACGACCACCGCCTTGGCCAGTCGATCCAGCCGTTGCCGACGCCCCCGGGCCCAAGGGTTCCAACGCAGGCTGGTTTCTGCCCGTTTAATGGCCGTGCGGGCCTGACCGAGCGCCCGATCAATCTGACGGGCCCGAGCCAAGTGGCGATTCGCTTCGTCGGGATCGAGCCCGCCGGCTAAATCCTCTTGAATCCCGCGCATCACATCGCGGACGGCTTGGGACAACAGCGCGACGGCTTGATTCGCCTCCGGGGTAAAGTCCGGCGGCCAGGCCAACGCCGCAACCGCCATCGCCACTACCGCCCCCAAAATCGTATCCATCACCCGTTGCCACGCATAACCCTGCACGTGATTTCCCACCGCCAGCACCAGTAAAGCGCTGATAGCCACCTGCGGCACGCCTTGAGGACCGAGGCGAAGCCGCGTGGCCACCGCCAAGGCGACAAACACCAAGACGGTTAAGGACCCGGTGTTTAATCCCACCCGATGGGCAAACACCATGGCCAATAAAATGCCGCCGACCACACCGACAATGCGTTGAATCCCCCGGGACAAGGATTCCTGGACGGTCGCCTGAAGGGACAAAATGGCCGCCAACGGTGCAAAATAGGGACGCGGAGTCCGTAAAAGCCAAGCGGCCAGGCCCCAAGCCAGTCCGGCGGCAATCGCCGTTTTCACCACCTGCAGGCTAAGCCCCCAGTTTTCCAGACGGTCCCAGGGTAATTTAGACCATTGTAACCGCATACGGGTAATGTGCCGAAGGGCACCGCACTTTATCCGGGTTGCCCGAACCCGTCCGGTCTCCCACGATTCGGATGACCAGGAGGCTTCCCCCATAGCCACCCCTTCGGTCACGCCGGGCGCACGGCGCGAGGGCCCCTACGCTATCACGTCAACGATAAAGCCCCGGGGGGCGTCTCATGGACCCATCCGGTCGCCGCCTCATAAATCGCGGCGATCTCCAATAAGGCGCGTTCTTGTCCATAAGCCGCCACTAACTGGAGACTCACCGGGCGCCCATCGGAGGTCCAGCCGGCGGGTACCGCGATGGCCGGCAATCCCAGTAAGTTAAACGGGTTGGTCAAGCGGGTGACCACCGCCCGCACGTCTTCTCGACCGCGCCGGGTCGTCAGATGGGTTTCGGTCAAGGGCGGCGGCGCGACCGGTACCGTGGCCAACACGATCACGTCGTAGGCGGACCACCAGTTGGCGTACCAGGCTTTCACCCAGTTTTGGTAGCGTTTGGCTTGGACATATTCGACGGCCGACCAGTCGCCTCCGGCGGCTAACCGGTCCCGGACATCCGGTTGATACCGTTCGGGCGCTTCCAGCCATTTAGGCCAATGATAGGTGAGCGCTTCGACACTCAGGATGATGCTTTGAGCCGTCCGGATCTCCTCGACATGTGGCAAAGGACCCCGTTCGACGACGGCCCCGGTTGCATCGGCCAGCCGTTGCACGGTTTGGCGCAGAACGTGCGCGACGTCCTCTTCGTCGGGGTCAACCGACGGCCCTTCCGGCCAATAGATCCGAACGGGCGTCCGAATAGGTTCCGAAGCCGTCGCCGGACCCGCCAAGACATCCCATAAGAGGGCTACATCCTCGACGGTGCGGGCCAGTGGTCCCACGTGATCTAAACTCCAGGCCAAGGGAATCACCCCGTCGGTGGACACCCGGCCCATCGACGGCTTGAGTCCCACCACATGACAAAAGGCGGCCGGGATCCGAATGGAGCCCCCGGTATCCGTCCCCACCGCACCGGCCATTAACCCGCTCGCCACGGCCACCGCCGATCCCCCGCTCGAACCGCCGGCCATCCACTGAGAATTCCAGGGGTTACGCACCGGTCCAAATGCCGAACTGGTACTGGTCGGACCATACGCATATTCATGCAGGTTTAATTTCCCTAAGTCGACATGGGCGCCGGCTTGCCGGAGCTGTCGCGTGACCTGGGCATCTTCCGTCGCCGGGGTGGCCGAATGCCAGAGGGAACCGGCGGTGGTCACCTGTCCTTGCCGATCAATCAAATCTTTGAGCCCAACCAGTACCCCGTCGAGCGGTCCTCGCGGATTTCCCTGTCGGTAACGCGCTTCGGCGGCTCGGGCTTCACTGAGGGCCCGTTCCTCGTCCCACGACACCATGAGTCCGGTTCGCTGTTGCCACGCGGGTAGTGCCGCCAATACCGTGCGGGTCCATTCGACGGGACTTAGATCACCTTGCCGAAAGCGCGTGGTCAATTCACGGATGGTCATGTGCGGCCACCTCCAAACCCACGGAAATCGGCACCTGGAGTCTTCTTAGGCGATCCACCCGTTCGGATGTCCAGCGGAGGTGACCTTGACGCCAATACGCTTCGAGGGCCGCTTGATACGGTTCGGCTAGAGAATCATAAATCTCTGCTTCCGGAAGCCAAGCCAGCTCCGTATGTTCCTCGCTGACCGCCGGCGAATCATCGTCGGCCGACGCGGAAACCACGGCGTAGGTCACAAAAAGGAGTGGCCGTTGAGGCACGATTTCCGCGACCCGCACATCTAAGAGCCGCTCGACTTGAATCGAAAGACCGGTTTCTTCCCGGAACTCTCGGATTAACGTTTCTTCTAACGATTCTCCGGCCTCATGCCGGCCCCCCGGCAATTCCCAATCCCCGGCGGGATTTTTCCCGAACAAGATCTTCCCCCGTCGGGCCAAAATACCTTTTACCGTGACGGTCAAAACGTCCACCCTATCGCCCCCATCCAGTACCGTATCACAGTCTTTTCGGGGGTTAAAGCCGTAACCGGGCACGGTGCCAGTCAAACCATAACGAAAAAAGCAGGCCGAAAACCAGCAGCGCTAAAATCACCCCAGGCCACAAGAGCTGATTTGCCCCGACCGGCCAAGCTTTTTGCAAGACCGCCAAGACGTCCAACAGCACATGGGCCAATATCGGAGCCAACATGTCCCCGGTAACGAAAAGATAGATGGTCCAAGGCCAGACCGTCAGCCCAATTACCAGCATGGTCCATCCACCCCAACTGGGCACGTGCCATAACCCGAACAGCAGGGCGGCCACCAGCGCCACCAGCAATCGTTCGCCGCTTCCGCGCGGCCGGACCCACTGCCACACGGCGATTAACCCGCCCAACAGCACCAGATTTTCGACCGGCAGAACTAAGGGAAATTGCCATAAAAGCTGGCGGGCCGCCGTAGGGGTCAATCGCGACAACCCGTCGGCCTGGGGATTAAATCCCAGCATATGGGTGGCGGCCGACCCCATCGCCAAACTGGCGGCCACCAGCAAGAGCGTTTGCCCCCAGGTGGCCGAAGTGAGTCGGGTGTTCCGCCAGAGCCATCCCCCTAAGGGCCAGGTGATCACCAAAAAGATGAGGCCTCCGTAACCATAACCGGCCCAGGCCGTGTGGGCCAGTCGGCCCAGTCCTACGACCGCGGTCGCCGCCAACAAGGTACCGAGAGCCATACGCCACGCAGGCACAACCTGGTTCACTTGCCAAAAAAGCGGAGCCGGCTGCGACAGAATGCCGAGCCGGCTGATTTTATCCGCCATCGCCCATCACTCCTCCATTGATACATAAGCCAATGGACGAGGAGAAATGTCGGATTAGGCTAAAATGCTTTCAATGCGAGCCAACGTGTCCGCGTCGAGAGTGATATCGATGGCTTTCACGTTTTCGAGAATTTGCTCCGGTCGCGACGCCCCGATTAAGGCACTGGAAATCGCGGGCTGCCGCAATACCCAGGCGAGTGCCAGCTGACTTAACGTAATGCCGAGATCGCGGGCGACCGCGCTCAGTTGTTCGACTTTCGATAAAATCTCGTCGGTTAAAAAGCGAGCCACAAAGTGCTTAACCCCTTCGGTGGCCGCGCGCGACCCGGGCGGCGGCGCTTCGCCCCGTCGGTACTTCCCGGTCAGCACCCCTTGGGCCAACGGGGAAAAGACCACGACCCCCATCCCTGCTTGTTCACATTGCGGCAAAACCGCCGCCTCTATGTAACGGTTGAACATGTTGTAAACCGGTTGACTCGCCCGGAGCGGACGAAAGCCGCGCGCCGCCTGCACAGCCAAGGCCTCGCTAATCTGCTGGGGAGCCCATTCGCTAATCCCGGTGTATAACACTTTGCCTTGCC contains:
- a CDS encoding hypothetical protein (PFAM: Mannosyltransferase (PIG-V))~KEGG: rxy:Rxyl_0756 hypothetical protein~SPTR: Putative uncharacterized protein), whose amino-acid sequence is MAKDWQTESHTSLVNTDRETPAVPRRPRLERHWPLLAAVGWVFVLSRLFFVEVASLGYIYLPHAWIEAPEGTLPPAGGLLYHVLVGLWAHWDGLWYLSIATYGYQNRPTATAFFPLYPLAIKLTGGSVLSGIFVSLLAFLVALYFLARLAELEWGPRTAWYALLALAFFPTAFYANAVYSESLFLMLASASLYFLRTRRYWIAGPLGALATLVTMYGILLVLPFFWVIGRQESWRFKKLLHVLWMPLGLSVYMAYLVPLFGDPLIFEKAQSNWGRHFEWFPVTIWQGLVAAWHSWPDAVNFAVLFQRGAPSTVPSNLYNVLFTLFALAVLVFSIKRLPFYLWLYAAAALFMPLSYPAEGNPLMSMPRLVLEAFPLFLGLGNIMARTPWVRAVYFVVAIPLGVLLVTLFATAHWVA
- a CDS encoding iron-sulfur cluster assembly accessory protein (PFAM: Iron-sulphur cluster biosynthesis~TIGRFAM: Iron-sulfur cluster assembly accessory protein~COGs: COG0316 conserved hypothetical protein~InterPro IPR016092:IPR000361~KEGG: hse:Hsero_3142 hypothetical protein~PFAM: FeS cluster biogenesis~SPTR: Iron-binding protein iscA;~TIGRFAM: FeS cluster insertion), giving the protein MAMNLVITPEAEEALSRLAENKRADYVRIAAAQTCGCGSIGYRMHWEEERSPDDAVVEARGLALLVDPDSQPHLDGGIIDYKKSELSEGFFISNPNAPQGGCGCGGH
- a CDS encoding protein of unknown function DUF81 (PFAM: Sulfite exporter TauE/SafE~InterPro IPR002781~KEGG: mpo:Mpop_4664 hypothetical protein~PFAM: Protein of unknown function DUF81~SPTR: Putative uncharacterized protein), producing MHGIWRTAAEMGGGWLSGMMLGLSGAGGTAVAGPVFLEVVRTARMHERLASAALAVTLTVLVAAVDAVRRRQIPWPALYRLGGPALAGLAIGHWIHRQVMTPVLSALIMAGFFLVNGIWAAFLRSWWIAWYTRHPRLCRIPAEGAGLVLGFLGGFGGVGTSFLTVPALWISGIPEAGGMGVALLLIAGLALFNAVYYGLHRAIDWHGVLAYGIGGLLGGLWIRRFQSVWLPRRRWLDVVWAVIMMTAAVVLVITQDPRLYRGPSVL
- a CDS encoding ribonuclease BN (PFAM: Ribonuclease BN-like family~TIGRFAM: YihY family protein (not ribonuclease BN)~COGs: COG1295 membrane protein~InterPro IPR004664~KEGG: ttr:Tter_0234 ribonuclease BN~PFAM: Ribonuclease BN-related~SPTR: Ribonuclease BN); its protein translation is MGHVLRTLWKLVQRRDLSAFAAAMAYNLIFAVAPLLFLSGTLLAWLHLPGIEDWFRGPLGVLMSPALRRLLLQLAKGQHRPTLLSLAGLGVLWGLAGAMRQLIDALNRVEGIHHPRRPGWLDYVIAAAAGLIAGGLLTVSEALVVFGSMVVHLISIMTESAPIWIWGAQIMRWALVIVLTGAVIAAIYAWLPDRRQPLRWVSPGQLTALVLWLGISWAFSLYTKALWQGEVRVYGGLAGVIFFVLYLYWLSWALLLGAQINQVIAAKDGSPRLSKGRPARRQSHR
- a CDS encoding protein of unknown function DUF445 (PFAM: Protein of unknown function (DUF445)~COGs: COG2733 membrane protein~InterPro IPR007383~KEGG: cag:Cagg_0622 hypothetical protein~PFAM: Protein of unknown function DUF445, transmembrane~SPTR: Putative uncharacterized protein) — its product is MQRRWANISLGILLLLLVVALAFRHSGWAPYLLGMALAGLAGGVADWYAVTALFRHPLGLKWLPHTSIISANRERIINAIATLVETELLSLEYVTRQLDKLPWDRWITQGLAADWPRPVAVWLGRHGREWLADVAPAEWGSLVKNWTERQAASLSLSDGLVTLIRWLVASGHDRDLFQFLAQHVRVTLDSVEFTDEMESRLKLVLEQYTKTTTQKFFLGLLESLGTVDYRDLSLSLKHGLMEWLESDKALDQFELLLVRMMMALRDNPTVRERVEAFKMGALGQIPWEEVVVWLRAQLTASVEPEKAAETLEKVRQAVTDWLRDHPETLHQVSDALTVGAARLVRQYHPVLGRLVRDNLNQMNEREWIDKLEWYVGRDLQWIRINGAIVGGLVGLLITVVTHLLRL
- a CDS encoding major facilitator superfamily MFS_1 (PFAM: Major Facilitator Superfamily~InterPro IPR011701~KEGG: bbe:BBR47_36990 hypothetical protein~PFAM: Major facilitator superfamily MFS-1~SPTR: Conserved hypothetical membrane protein), with the translated sequence MSAPSGRFLDRGTRWLLATMAGATTAGAIASVFVNLFIFVVSHQLRALALFNGIYFLTLNGVFYLVAAVFARHAPIRPYRLGLFLTAGFYGVLWFLGPTANRHLVGLGILQGVAQGFFWFGANLMTFDTVDPAQRIRFYGINSAVSSVAGVLGPLAGGLIIGFLPHFEGYLLVFSAAVVLYGITFGISLAVPPGPPLGDMPLRVSFQLARRFPLWRDALKTLAVRGTREAMTGLAGVFLVYLATRSAWLVGVYSSVSAVMRMVGSLAVARWVTPEKRERSLWIGVVGMSLGALALFGLRAGAWAVFLYGVVMSFSMPWFTVPNEAIPLDVMDQDPDVTRHRVGYMLSRELALNSGRLASMGLLMVLYQKWPHPMTLVIFVLLASMAQGYVAWTGQLIWRRLHARVSPAFAEVPSPR
- a CDS encoding Inorganic pyrophosphatase (PFAM: Inorganic pyrophosphatase~COGs: COG0221 Inorganic pyrophosphatase~HAMAP: Inorganic pyrophosphatase~InterPro IPR008162~KEGG: bts:Btus_0584 inorganic diphosphatase~PFAM: Inorganic pyrophosphatase~PRIAM: Inorganic diphosphatase~SPTR: Inorganic diphosphatase); protein product: MIVDVVIEIPRGSQNKYEVDHETGRIRLDRVLFSPMHYPAEYGLIENTLSEDGDPLDALVLTSFPTFPGCIVRARIVGLLEMSDDKGVDNKLLGVAADDPRFDGIQSLDDVNPHILKEIPHFFQTYKQLENKEVEIRGWKGTEEALKVLEASRQRYQG